Below is a window of Candidatus Deferrimicrobium sp. DNA.
CGCAGGTCGAGGAGACCACCTCCGATTATGACAAGGAGAAGCTCCAGGAGCGGCTGGCGAAGCTGGTCGGCGGCGTGGCGGTCATCAACGTCGGCGCGGCGACCGAGTCCGAGATGAAGGAGAAGAAGGCGCGCGTCGAGGACGCGCTGCACGCGACCCGCGCGGCGGTCGAGGAGGGGATCGTCCCCGGCGGCGGCGTGGCCTACATCCGGGCCGCCTCCTGCCTTGACACCATGAAGCTGGAGCACGACCAGCAGGCGGGCGTGGACATTGTCCGGAAGGCGCTGTTCGAGCCGGCCAAGCAGATCGCGATCAACGCCGGCCAGGACGGCGGCGTCATCATCGACAAGATCAAGAGCGGGAAGGGGAACTACGGCTACAACGCGAGCACGGAGGAGTTCGAGGACCTGATGAAGGGTGGAATCCTCGACCCGACCAAGGTGACCCGCGTGGCGCTGCAGAACGCCGCGTCGGTGGCGGGCCTCATGATCACCACCGAGTGCGCCATTGCCGAGAAGCCCGAGGAGAAGAAGGAGATGCCGCAGATGCCCCCGGGCGGCGGCGGGATGTACTAAAATAAAAGCATAGCTGGTGCGCTCCCCGGGCCGCTGCGGCCCGGGGAGCGTTTTTTCGTTTCGCAAGGCAGGGAGGAACCGGATCATGCCCATCCACGAGTATCAGTGCCGGAAGTGCGAGGCGGTCGTCGAACGGCTCGAGGGGATGCACGACGCACCGATGAGGAAGTGCCCCTCCTGCGGCGGAAAGGTCGACCAGATGATCTCCTCCGGGGCCTTCATCCTGAAGGGGACCGGCTGGTACGCCACCGACTACGGGTCCAAGAGCCACGACAACGGGAACGGCAAGGGAAAAAAGGGAAACGGGAA
It encodes the following:
- the groEL gene encoding chaperonin GroEL, producing the protein KISNMKDLLPLLEQIARSGKPLLIVAEEVEGEALATLVVNKLRGTLNATAVKAPGFGDRRKAMLEDIAILTGGKAIAEEMGIKLEAVTLTDLGRAKRVVVDKDNTTIIDGAGKKADIEGRVKQIRAQVEETTSDYDKEKLQERLAKLVGGVAVINVGAATESEMKEKKARVEDALHATRAAVEEGIVPGGGVAYIRAASCLDTMKLEHDQQAGVDIVRKALFEPAKQIAINAGQDGGVIIDKIKSGKGNYGYNASTEEFEDLMKGGILDPTKVTRVALQNAASVAGLMITTECAIAEKPEEKKEMPQMPPGGGGMY
- a CDS encoding FmdB family zinc ribbon protein yields the protein MPIHEYQCRKCEAVVERLEGMHDAPMRKCPSCGGKVDQMISSGAFILKGTGWYATDYGSKSHDNGNGKGKKGNGKGNGKGEPKAKDTAAASCPAASGTEAPAACAGCPKLD